In a single window of the Gammaproteobacteria bacterium genome:
- a CDS encoding inositol monophosphatase family protein yields the protein MINFWTRRQPKGRAPATQGRPVPTLPDTTLLRGLLQTAADEELLTRFQRVGRELKADGSFVTEADLAMQQRVAALLKLHWPEYPLLGEEMTAEAQQALLDGEHPGLWCLDPLDGTSNFAAGIPFFAVSLALLVGGKVVIGLVYDPIRRECFWAERGRGAWLDRQPLRAAPAGVGLEQSIGIVDFKRLSPELAQWLAEKPPYRSQRSFGSVALDWCWIAAGRGHVYLHGRQRIWDYAAGSLILDEAGGRAVTLDGEPVFRPDMAPRSAVAALNAELFKEWTAYLQITTTG from the coding sequence ATGATAAATTTTTGGACACGGCGGCAGCCTAAAGGGCGCGCGCCCGCCACGCAAGGGCGGCCAGTCCCGACCCTGCCGGATACGACCCTGTTGCGCGGCTTGTTGCAGACCGCGGCGGATGAAGAATTGCTGACCCGCTTTCAACGGGTCGGGCGCGAGCTAAAGGCCGACGGCTCGTTCGTCACCGAAGCGGACTTGGCCATGCAACAGCGCGTGGCGGCATTGCTCAAACTGCACTGGCCCGAGTATCCCCTGTTGGGAGAGGAAATGACGGCTGAGGCGCAGCAGGCCCTGCTTGATGGCGAACACCCCGGCCTGTGGTGCCTGGATCCTTTGGACGGCACCAGCAATTTTGCCGCCGGGATTCCCTTTTTCGCCGTTTCCCTGGCCTTGCTGGTGGGGGGTAAGGTGGTCATCGGCTTGGTCTACGACCCCATCCGGCGCGAGTGTTTCTGGGCCGAACGCGGCCGGGGTGCCTGGCTGGACCGCCAGCCCCTGCGCGCGGCGCCGGCCGGGGTGGGTCTGGAACAATCCATCGGCATTGTTGATTTCAAACGCCTGAGTCCCGAGCTGGCCCAGTGGCTGGCGGAAAAACCGCCCTACCGTTCCCAGCGCAGCTTCGGTTCTGTGGCCCTGGACTGGTGCTGGATCGCCGCCGGCCGGGGGCATGTCTATTTGCACGGCAGGCAGCGCATCTGGGATTACGCCGCCGGCAGCCTGATTCTTGACGAGGCAGGAGGACGCGCCGTGACCCTGGACGGTGAGCCCGTATTCCGGCCCGACATGGCCC
- a CDS encoding rRNA methyltransferase yields the protein MVVAQTPALVPRAQALARELGLAADVESLAPSTAPGLMLYIKAAGSGYCLELRDTRPGAPRPLSVDFSAGAFRHRRRQGLGRREPLARAVGLKPGHPAPEVVDATAGLGRDAFVLASLGCQVTLLERAPVVAALLADGLRRAAGETGTAPVVTRMRLLTADAADYFSQPDMHPSVVYLDPMFPDRGKSALVKKEMRMIRALSGDDPDADRLLNIARARARRRVVVKRHRLAPALGSISPDFSITGKTTRFDVYLAARAP from the coding sequence ATGGTCGTGGCACAAACCCCGGCTCTCGTCCCCCGGGCCCAGGCCCTGGCGCGCGAGTTGGGGTTGGCGGCGGACGTGGAATCCCTTGCCCCTTCCACAGCGCCCGGGCTGATGCTGTATATCAAAGCCGCCGGCAGCGGGTATTGCCTGGAGCTGCGCGACACCCGCCCCGGCGCCCCCAGGCCGCTGAGCGTGGACTTTAGCGCCGGCGCTTTCCGCCACCGCCGCCGCCAGGGTCTGGGACGACGCGAGCCGTTGGCGCGGGCCGTGGGCCTCAAACCGGGCCATCCCGCCCCCGAGGTGGTGGATGCCACCGCCGGTCTCGGGCGCGACGCCTTTGTACTCGCCAGCCTGGGTTGTCAGGTGACCCTGCTGGAGCGCGCCCCTGTGGTCGCGGCCCTGCTGGCCGACGGCCTGCGCCGGGCCGCCGGGGAGACCGGCACTGCTCCCGTCGTCACCCGCATGCGACTGCTCACGGCCGATGCCGCGGATTATTTCAGCCAGCCGGACATGCACCCCTCGGTGGTTTACTTGGATCCCATGTTCCCCGACCGGGGCAAATCCGCCCTGGTGAAAAAAGAGATGCGCATGATTCGCGCACTCAGCGGCGATGACCCTGACGCAGACAGGCTGCTGAATATCGCCCGTGCCCGCGCCCGCAGGCGGGTGGTGGTCAAACGCCACCGTCTGGCCCCGGCTCTGGGATCCATCTCCCCTGATTTCAGCATCACGGGAAAAACGACACGCTTCGATGTTTATCTTGCCGCCCGGGCACCGTAG